The Fodinibius saliphilus genomic interval GATTATGCACTGGTTGAGGAGTTTTTGGTTCAACACCCAGAACTAAAACGTCTTTCCCCCTCTGGGGTTAATACGGTACGAATTTTTACTCAGCTTAATGATAGAGATGAAGTCATAATACTGGGTTGTCGCTTACGAATTTCAGTGAATTCGCCGGTTGATAACATGGCAGCCGGTAATCTTGCTGCTCCCATCGATGAGGACACGGGGCGCTTAAGCGGACCGGGAGTCTATAGTGATATTACCAAAGATGAACGGATGTATCACCCGGTTACTAGTGTGAAAATACCGGGTTTCCAAGTTCCTTTTTGGGAGGAGACTATGCAGATGGTAAAGCATGCGGCACTCCATCATAAAGAAAATAGATCGATTGGCTGGGATGTGGTTATTACAAAGGAAGGTCCCGGTCTGATTGAAGGGAACCACGATTGGTGTAAGCTCTTATGGCAATTACCGGCCAAAGAGGGGTTGAAGTCGGCTTTAAAGCAGTATAATTAAAAAGAATAGCATGTTTTATCCTAAATATGGAAAGCGGTTTATTGATCTGATAGGCTCTCTTTTGCTGTTAATCGTGAGCTTGCCTATCCTGCTGATCACTTCATTTTTTTTATTTGCTCAAAATAAGGGAGGGGTATTCTATTATCAAAAGCGACCGGGTTTTAAAGAAAAGCCTTTTTATATAATAAAGTTCAAGACTATGACTGATCAAAAAGATGAGAAAGGGAATTTACTATCCAATTCAGAGCGGATTACAACAATTGGAAGATGGGTTCGAAAACTGTCGCTGGATGAATTGCCCCAGCTGTTAAATGTATTAAAAGGGGATATGAGCTTGATCGGTCCGAGGCCATTATTGATGAAATACCTGCCGTTATATTCTGATGAACAACACCAGAGACATGAGGTCAAACCCGGTATTACAGGTTGGGCCCAGGTTAATGGCAGAAATTCAATCAGCTGGGAAGAAAAGTTTACTCTTGATCTTTATTACGTTGATAATGTTTCTTTTCTGTTAGATGTAAGAATAGTGGGTCTTACTGTTTTAAAGATTTTGAAGAGGGAAGGAATTAATCAGTCTGACTCACAGACTATGCAACCATTTAAGGGTACCAAATAGTGGACAAAAAAAAACTGTATATCGTTGGCGCAGGCAGTGTTGGTGCTCACTTAGCATTAAATCTGGAGGAATATTCAGAGAGATACAAAGTAGAAGGTTTTTTTGATGATGATCCTCAAAAAATTGGTGCAGAACTGTATGGTAGCCAAGTAATTGGTCCTGTCAGTGATGTTTTAAAAATGAAAGGGGAGGCAATTGTAATTGGGATTGCTTTTCCGGATATAAAGCGAAGAATCGGTGATATAATTACGGCTAACACTACGCTTGTTTTTCCATCTTTTGTTCACAAAAATGCTTGGGTTTCAAAAGAAATATCTCTTGGTATGGGATGCTTGGTGTACCCAGGAACAGCAATTAATTATGGTTGTAAAATAAATGATTTTGTGTGTATTAACATGAACTGTTCTCTGGGCCACCATACAGAGGTAGGAAGGTATACAAGTTTTGCACCTGGTGTCAACACGGGTGGACACACCGCCATAAAGGAGGGAGTGGAATTAGGAATAGGATCTTCTACTGTGCAGGATATTACAATTGGTGCAGGTAGTACAGTGGGAGGGCAAAGTATGGTAATCACTGATGTGAGGAATTACACCACGGTAGCGGGTATTCCGGCAAAAGTGATCTCATAAAAAAATATCTCTTCTGCACAAATTTGTTATAAGGTGATTAACCTCAATTTCGTACGTAAGTAATTATATTAGTACAATATTCACCCATAAAGGGAGGCTACAATGGCTAATTTAGGTCAATATGCAAGAAAAATATTAGGCAAGAGTTCTAGGATTTATTCATTTCTAAATTTTATTGCGGGTTTTAGAGCGTTTAAGTTTTTTCTGGAATATATTAACAAACTTATTTACCCACGCTGGGTGAGAAAAAAAGAGATGGAATGGCAAGCTTTTTTAAAAGATACGGAAGCAATACCGGAAACATTAAATGGTTCAGTTCTAATATCTACAAGCACTAAAGAGAAAAGAATAAATCCAGAAAAGAAATCAGAAAGTAACCCTATTCTACACCGACATGTTTGGGTCAATGGACCAAATTACAACGGGATGGAGGATAATGACATTCGCGGATTTTTAGATGGTAAATATTACCATGCATGGAATCAACCAGGACAAAAACATGTAAGATTGGGAAGGGCTTCTAATAGTTTTTGCCGAACTAATGGAGAGTGGGAGCTATATCGTGTTCTTCAACGATGGACTAACCTGTGGTTACCTGAAGGGGCTAACGTACATAACGTTCATTTAGATATAGAAGTCGAATTTGAAGTAGACCATAAGCTTGAAATTCTGCTATATAATGTACATAAAGATTGGGACCCAGGAGAGGGGGGGATAGATCGTAATAATATAAGTGATGCTAATTACGGAGAGGTATGGTGGAATGAAGTTGGTCAGGATGTAAAAAAATGGGGACTGCCTGGTGTTGGTTTTTCATCAAATACTCATTCTGAAGCTGACACACCTATATCGCCGCTGGCAATCGCTTACTATCAACCAGGTGATTCAAGTATTACTTTCGAATCACATCAACTTGCTTCTTATGTGGCTGATCAAATTCATAGTGGTAACCCATTGCTATTTTTGTTAAAACTTTCAGACTATTATGAGGATCTTCCATTTTCTGTGATTAATCTCTATTCAGGTAATCATGGAGATAGTCATAATACGGCAAGAAGACCTCAGCTCATTGTAGACTGGGAAGATGTAAATGCAAAAACTGAATGGAAAGAAGATATATTGTTAGAACACAACAGGTCATTGGTATTTCCACGCATTCAGGTTGAAGATGCAGATAATATAGCAATTAGTTTTTTGAGTAAAACAAATGAAGAAATTCCAACTATAAGTATTCGTGGTGGTAATGAAACAATAAAATCAGAATGGCACCCAATTTATTTTCCCAAAAAGATAGAAGATTGGTCATGGGTGGAAATCCGAATTGATGCACATTTTAATCCTGTAAAAATTGGACAGTTATTTACGGCTGGTTTTAGAGAAACTTGGGTCAGAACAGCACCTCCAGAAGAACAGGAGGTTC includes:
- a CDS encoding sugar transferase, whose protein sequence is MFYPKYGKRFIDLIGSLLLLIVSLPILLITSFFLFAQNKGGVFYYQKRPGFKEKPFYIIKFKTMTDQKDEKGNLLSNSERITTIGRWVRKLSLDELPQLLNVLKGDMSLIGPRPLLMKYLPLYSDEQHQRHEVKPGITGWAQVNGRNSISWEEKFTLDLYYVDNVSFLLDVRIVGLTVLKILKREGINQSDSQTMQPFKGTK
- a CDS encoding acetyltransferase, which translates into the protein MDKKKLYIVGAGSVGAHLALNLEEYSERYKVEGFFDDDPQKIGAELYGSQVIGPVSDVLKMKGEAIVIGIAFPDIKRRIGDIITANTTLVFPSFVHKNAWVSKEISLGMGCLVYPGTAINYGCKINDFVCINMNCSLGHHTEVGRYTSFAPGVNTGGHTAIKEGVELGIGSSTVQDITIGAGSTVGGQSMVITDVRNYTTVAGIPAKVIS